The following are encoded in a window of Mycolicibacterium tusciae JS617 genomic DNA:
- a CDS encoding OsmC family protein, which produces MTTPESAGDADSSEGTVVVAGTGTGTFTQRITVGDHELLSDEPRPTGDDAGPTPYDLLLGALGACTSMTVRMYASRKDWPLDQVRVTLRHSRIHADDCAECETRIGMIDHIDLDIELIGDLEETQRQRLLLIAGRCPIHQTLTSEIHIATTLR; this is translated from the coding sequence ATGACAACACCGGAGTCTGCAGGCGATGCGGACTCGTCAGAAGGCACCGTCGTGGTCGCCGGGACGGGCACGGGAACATTCACCCAGCGCATCACCGTTGGCGACCATGAACTGCTTTCCGACGAGCCGCGACCGACCGGCGACGATGCGGGACCGACTCCCTACGATCTGCTGCTCGGGGCGCTCGGCGCCTGTACCTCTATGACGGTGCGGATGTACGCCAGTCGCAAGGACTGGCCACTCGATCAGGTGCGAGTAACGTTGCGGCACTCGCGTATTCATGCCGACGATTGTGCGGAGTGCGAAACGCGCATCGGAATGATCGATCACATTGATCTCGACATCGAGCTGATCGGCGATCTCGAGGAGACCCAACGGCAGCGGCTACTGCTGATCGCCGGGCGCTGTCCTATTCATCAGACCCTGACGTCGGAGATTCACATCGCCACTACGTTGCGCTGA
- a CDS encoding LLM class flavin-dependent oxidoreductase yields the protein MRFGNFMAPFHPTGQNPTLAIERDLQLIAAMDELGFHEAWIGEHHSAGFEIIASPEVFIAVAAERTKHIKLGTGVSSLPYHNPLMLADRMVLLDHLTRGRVMLGCGPGQLTSDAHMLGIPADEQRPRMEQSLDAIMRLLRGETVTMETAGFTLQDARLQLKPYSDPCFDVAVAASFSPTGPRGAGKHGIGMLSIAATAKQGMDLLAHHWSTWQEVAADHGHVADRSKWRLVGPMHLAETREQAERDVEYGIAEFSRYFRHILPAGPVQGDTVAEIIANNRESGFAVIGTPSDAVAKIEELVEASNGGFGAFLLFDHDWAPPAAKLKSYELFAQYVIPHFTGQLEGPADSADWVIGSGTEFVDRASHAIGKAIEDHAAERAARSAT from the coding sequence ATGCGATTCGGAAACTTCATGGCTCCCTTCCACCCAACCGGACAGAACCCGACGCTCGCCATCGAGCGAGATCTCCAACTGATCGCGGCAATGGATGAGCTCGGATTCCACGAGGCGTGGATCGGCGAACACCATTCCGCAGGCTTCGAAATCATCGCGTCTCCGGAGGTGTTCATCGCCGTCGCCGCCGAGCGGACCAAGCACATCAAGCTCGGCACAGGGGTCAGCTCGCTGCCGTACCACAACCCCTTGATGCTGGCCGATCGCATGGTTCTGCTCGACCACCTCACGCGAGGCCGGGTCATGCTGGGCTGTGGGCCAGGACAGCTCACGTCGGACGCCCACATGCTGGGCATCCCGGCGGACGAGCAGCGACCGCGCATGGAGCAGAGCCTTGACGCGATCATGCGGCTACTCCGCGGCGAAACCGTGACGATGGAAACCGCCGGATTCACCCTTCAGGACGCCCGGCTGCAGCTGAAGCCTTACAGCGACCCCTGCTTCGATGTCGCTGTCGCGGCGTCCTTCTCCCCCACTGGTCCACGAGGCGCGGGTAAGCACGGCATTGGCATGTTGTCGATCGCGGCGACCGCGAAGCAAGGAATGGATCTCCTCGCCCACCACTGGTCGACGTGGCAGGAGGTCGCCGCCGACCACGGCCATGTCGCCGACCGCTCCAAGTGGCGCCTCGTCGGCCCGATGCACCTTGCCGAGACTCGCGAGCAGGCCGAACGTGACGTCGAATACGGCATCGCGGAGTTCTCGCGCTACTTCCGTCACATCCTGCCTGCGGGGCCGGTTCAGGGCGATACCGTCGCGGAGATCATCGCCAACAACCGCGAGTCCGGTTTCGCGGTGATCGGGACACCCTCGGACGCGGTCGCCAAGATCGAGGAGTTGGTGGAAGCAAGCAACGGGGGCTTTGGCGCGTTCCTTCTGTTCGACCATGACTGGGCCCCGCCGGCCGCGAAGCTCAAGAGCTATGAACTCTTCGCGCAGTATGTGATTCCGCATTTCACCGGCCAGCTCGAGGGGCCAGCGGACTCGGCCGACTGGGTGATCGGAAGCGGTACCGAGTTCGTCGACCGTGCGTCGCACGCCATCGGCAAAGCAATCGAGGATCACGCAGCGGAACGAGCAGCACGTTCTGCCACGTAA
- a CDS encoding CDP-alcohol phosphatidyltransferase family protein codes for MNAHVTSHIPTQPTTPRAARSTGLYALKPWFTGRLTFAVNAAVDRRISPDSFTVAGVVAAGAAGVAVAFGYWPLAAVFMVLRLAGANLDGAVARARGVSRPWGFVVNEIGDRTSDLLAFAGLAVLAAQQHGPGLNWLSWPVVLVSVAALAATLPTFASLAAAGAGATRRNGGPLGKTERCLFVVLATGFPALIPFLMGLLAVGSLITAVLRLQAAHRELTAQPTDEPIADLVPFERATRSEAA; via the coding sequence GTGAACGCGCACGTCACTAGTCACATCCCCACCCAGCCAACGACGCCAAGGGCAGCGCGCTCGACTGGCCTCTACGCGCTGAAGCCGTGGTTCACCGGGCGTTTGACCTTCGCCGTCAACGCCGCTGTGGATCGGCGGATATCCCCGGACTCCTTCACCGTCGCAGGCGTTGTCGCGGCCGGTGCGGCCGGCGTCGCAGTCGCATTCGGCTACTGGCCGCTCGCGGCAGTGTTCATGGTGCTGCGGCTGGCAGGCGCCAACCTCGACGGCGCGGTCGCCCGCGCCCGCGGGGTGAGCCGTCCGTGGGGCTTCGTCGTCAACGAGATCGGTGACCGCACCTCGGATCTGCTGGCCTTCGCCGGCCTGGCCGTGTTGGCCGCGCAGCAGCACGGTCCCGGTCTGAACTGGCTGTCCTGGCCAGTGGTTCTGGTATCGGTGGCCGCCCTTGCCGCGACGCTCCCGACTTTCGCATCGTTGGCCGCGGCAGGCGCAGGTGCAACCCGCCGCAACGGCGGCCCGCTCGGCAAGACCGAACGTTGCCTATTCGTGGTGCTGGCCACCGGGTTTCCGGCGCTGATACCGTTCCTGATGGGACTGCTGGCTGTCGGTTCACTGATCACCGCGGTGCTGCGCTTGCAGGCAGCACACCGCGAGTTGACGGCGCAGCCAACGGACGAACCGATTGCCGACCTGGTGCCATTTGAGCGCGCTACTCGCTCCGAGGCAGCCTGA
- a CDS encoding phosphatidate cytidylyltransferase, with protein MAIIDQLIDGYFSFVHLDRRMPLNIDLGPLHIHLYSRAVFFMWVTAAILALAGIAVLISRKPELVQKWRTWVLIAPVVGFPMWIGEGTTALLAAALAIVAVIEYARLTQLAKADTCVLVALAVMYPLAAWLRPSLLHLAPVVLLACALPSVLGGDVENGSKRSAFTAFGSVWICWSLSHLVMVWPDSFLLCFAVAATDVAAWCGGKGLRRMAWARRPLSPLSPNKTVGGLVGAIIGAFVILTLLGTISIGLLIAVTIGGVFGDLLESMLKRQAQVKDAGDWLPGFGGLLDRIDSLLLVLPLAYFLG; from the coding sequence GTGGCGATCATCGACCAGCTCATCGATGGGTACTTTTCGTTCGTTCACCTCGATCGCCGGATGCCACTCAACATCGACCTGGGTCCGCTGCATATCCACCTCTACTCCCGTGCCGTGTTTTTCATGTGGGTCACGGCGGCGATCCTGGCCCTGGCCGGCATCGCGGTGCTCATCTCCCGCAAACCGGAACTCGTTCAGAAGTGGCGCACCTGGGTGCTGATCGCCCCCGTGGTCGGCTTTCCGATGTGGATCGGCGAAGGCACCACCGCGCTGTTGGCCGCCGCGCTGGCCATCGTCGCGGTAATCGAGTACGCACGACTGACGCAACTGGCGAAGGCCGACACCTGCGTGCTCGTGGCGCTGGCCGTCATGTACCCGCTCGCGGCATGGCTGCGCCCGTCCCTGTTGCACCTCGCGCCCGTCGTGCTGCTGGCGTGCGCGCTACCGTCGGTCCTCGGCGGCGACGTCGAAAACGGTTCCAAGCGAAGCGCGTTCACCGCATTCGGGTCGGTGTGGATCTGCTGGTCGCTGTCACACCTGGTGATGGTGTGGCCGGACTCGTTCCTGCTGTGCTTCGCCGTCGCGGCCACTGATGTCGCCGCATGGTGTGGCGGAAAGGGATTGCGCCGCATGGCCTGGGCGCGCCGTCCGCTGTCTCCACTGAGCCCCAACAAGACGGTCGGGGGGTTGGTGGGCGCGATCATCGGGGCGTTCGTCATCCTCACGCTGTTGGGCACCATTTCGATCGGACTGCTGATCGCCGTCACCATCGGTGGCGTCTTCGGCGACCTCCTCGAGTCCATGTTGAAGCGGCAGGCTCAGGTCAAGGACGCCGGTGACTGGTTGCCGGGCTTCGGCGGCCTGCTCGACCGGATCGATTCGCTACTGCTCGTCCTCCCGTTGGCGTACTTCCTAGGATGA
- a CDS encoding ATP-binding cassette domain-containing protein, whose translation MISATAPAITIRSGGWQRTFAPGDDIVVGRDLHADIRIPHPGISRSHLILRHLDGGWVALDDNSSNGIFVEGQRVQSVEVCDQRTVHLGDPDGPLLTFELGTAPLTDDSRTQSRDAITIGRSADNDIVVPDVLASLHHAKLVTTDTGVQLQNTGGGTFVNGVNVTHTEALRESDIVTIGNVDLEFTNGALVRRTRPAATTGGLEVRDVSLVIERNTVLLDRVSLDARPGTLTAVIGPSGSGKSTLSRAIVGSAQPTSGSVSFDGRDLHATYASLRSRIGMVPQDDVVHGRLTVIQALEFAAELRMPADTTDADRRRVIAQILEELELTAHTTTRIDKLSGGQRKRVSVALELLTGPSLLVLDEPTTGLDPALDRAVMAMLRRLADGGRVIVVVTHSLMFLDECDQVLLLAPGGKAAFSGPPEELGPAMGTSDWADIFTAVSADPEDVHRRFMERMEPAADERSREETSGAGTEGILATDGPAQTAEPARTSVWSQFSTIARRQVRLLMAEGGYLAFLVVLPFIVGLLPLTVTGHAGFGHPPADGSAPFEPKHVIALISFAAILMGATLTVRDLVGERAIFRREQSAGLSASAYLLAKIAVFGAVAVIQSAILVLVVTAPGFGKHGPSSAAVGIPGLELFVGVAATCVTAAVLGLALSSLARTNDQVIMLLAAALVTQLVFAGGFIPVTGRPALEAIAWIMPGRWGFAATASTADLSNLVVGIAQDAHWQHTAWTWFFDMAMLGVLAVLFAGVARWRLRLKAPG comes from the coding sequence ATGATCTCTGCGACGGCGCCCGCGATCACCATCCGCTCCGGCGGTTGGCAGCGCACGTTCGCACCCGGTGACGACATCGTCGTCGGGCGCGATCTCCACGCAGATATCCGCATCCCTCACCCCGGGATCTCCCGCTCGCACCTGATCCTGCGCCACCTGGACGGCGGCTGGGTCGCGTTAGACGACAACAGCTCCAACGGAATATTCGTCGAAGGTCAGCGCGTGCAATCCGTCGAGGTCTGCGACCAGCGGACAGTCCATCTTGGTGATCCCGACGGTCCTCTGCTGACATTCGAACTCGGGACCGCGCCGCTCACGGACGACAGCCGGACACAGTCGCGGGACGCGATCACCATCGGGCGGTCCGCGGACAACGACATCGTCGTTCCCGACGTGTTGGCGTCGCTTCACCACGCCAAGTTGGTGACCACCGATACAGGCGTGCAGTTGCAAAACACCGGCGGCGGCACATTCGTCAACGGCGTCAATGTCACCCATACGGAGGCACTGCGCGAAAGCGACATCGTGACGATCGGCAACGTCGACCTCGAATTCACCAACGGAGCTCTGGTGCGGCGCACGCGCCCAGCCGCAACGACCGGCGGCCTCGAGGTACGCGATGTGAGTCTCGTCATCGAACGCAATACCGTTCTGCTGGACAGGGTTTCGTTAGACGCCCGCCCGGGCACATTGACCGCAGTGATCGGCCCGTCGGGATCAGGCAAGTCCACGCTTTCTCGGGCGATCGTCGGTTCTGCCCAACCAACCAGCGGCTCAGTGTCGTTCGACGGGCGCGACCTGCACGCCACGTACGCGTCGTTGCGCAGCCGGATCGGGATGGTGCCCCAGGACGACGTCGTGCACGGCCGACTCACCGTCATACAGGCGCTCGAATTCGCCGCAGAACTGCGGATGCCCGCTGACACCACCGATGCCGATCGCCGGCGAGTGATCGCTCAGATACTCGAAGAACTCGAGTTGACCGCCCACACCACTACCCGCATCGACAAGTTGTCGGGCGGACAACGGAAACGCGTGTCGGTCGCCTTGGAGCTGTTGACCGGACCGTCGCTGCTGGTGCTCGACGAACCCACCACGGGACTGGACCCCGCGCTGGACCGCGCCGTCATGGCGATGCTGCGCCGACTCGCCGACGGCGGGCGGGTGATCGTGGTGGTTACGCATTCATTGATGTTCCTCGATGAGTGCGACCAGGTGCTGTTACTGGCGCCCGGCGGCAAGGCCGCCTTCTCCGGTCCGCCGGAGGAGCTCGGACCGGCGATGGGAACTAGCGACTGGGCAGACATCTTCACGGCCGTGAGCGCCGATCCCGAGGACGTTCACCGCCGGTTCATGGAACGCATGGAGCCTGCGGCAGACGAGCGTTCTCGTGAGGAAACATCGGGCGCGGGCACCGAGGGGATCCTGGCCACCGACGGTCCGGCGCAGACGGCTGAACCGGCACGCACCAGCGTGTGGAGCCAGTTCTCGACGATCGCACGCCGTCAGGTGCGGCTCCTGATGGCCGAGGGTGGCTACCTTGCGTTCCTCGTGGTGTTGCCCTTCATCGTCGGCCTGCTGCCCCTGACCGTGACGGGCCACGCCGGATTCGGTCATCCGCCGGCGGATGGCTCCGCACCCTTCGAGCCCAAGCACGTCATCGCGCTGATCAGCTTCGCCGCGATCTTGATGGGGGCGACTCTCACCGTGCGGGATCTGGTCGGCGAGCGGGCCATCTTCCGCCGCGAGCAATCGGCAGGGTTGTCGGCCTCGGCGTATCTGCTGGCCAAGATCGCGGTGTTCGGGGCGGTTGCCGTAATTCAGTCGGCCATCCTGGTTCTCGTTGTCACGGCACCCGGATTCGGCAAGCACGGACCGTCCTCCGCGGCGGTGGGGATCCCGGGCCTGGAGTTGTTCGTCGGTGTCGCAGCGACGTGCGTGACCGCAGCGGTACTCGGCCTTGCGCTGTCGTCGCTGGCGCGAACCAACGATCAGGTCATCATGCTGCTGGCGGCCGCACTGGTGACGCAACTGGTATTCGCCGGCGGCTTTATCCCGGTGACGGGCCGGCCTGCGCTCGAGGCCATCGCGTGGATCATGCCTGGGCGGTGGGGTTTTGCGGCCACCGCATCGACGGCGGATCTGAGCAATCTTGTCGTGGGAATCGCGCAGGACGCACACTGGCAACACACGGCGTGGACGTGGTTCTTCGACATGGCGATGTTGGGTGTGCTCGCCGTACTCTTCGCCGGTGTCGCGCGGTGGAGGCTGCGCCTCAAAGCGCCCGGATAA
- a CDS encoding acyl-CoA thioesterase: MSDLTGPLRGSDTPLEKAVLEALDDLEHALQLEPQGDNRFRATNEPSRFGRVFGGQLLAQAIQAATATVSDHLPQSLHAYFVQSGDSDTPLDIDVERVRDGRSMATRRITVAQDGRTLLTAIASFHTNPVEPDLAQPPVRMPPPEDLPLLQHWVEYTPPEMRQNAATWINVPPPLEMRIAEAPTFLGGAQGAGPRSHWMRLPREIDDHPAVHSAVLAYASDYLLVDMAFRNHPQRVNYGSLAALSLDHCIWFHRPVHFEDWYLYTQEMVAVTGHRAMVRGTIRDADGHVVATTAQEVLVRPIA, encoded by the coding sequence ATGTCCGACCTGACTGGGCCGCTGCGAGGCAGCGACACTCCCCTGGAGAAGGCCGTTCTCGAAGCACTCGACGACCTCGAGCACGCCCTGCAGCTGGAACCGCAGGGCGACAACCGGTTTCGTGCGACCAACGAACCGAGTCGGTTCGGCCGCGTTTTCGGGGGTCAGCTGCTTGCACAGGCCATACAGGCGGCCACCGCCACCGTCAGCGACCATCTGCCGCAGTCCCTGCATGCGTACTTCGTCCAATCGGGTGATTCGGACACCCCGCTGGACATCGATGTCGAGCGCGTACGCGACGGACGCTCTATGGCGACCCGTCGGATCACCGTGGCGCAGGACGGCCGCACCCTTCTGACCGCAATCGCCTCATTCCACACCAACCCGGTGGAACCCGACCTTGCTCAGCCGCCAGTGCGCATGCCGCCGCCCGAGGATCTACCCCTGCTGCAGCACTGGGTGGAGTACACCCCGCCTGAGATGCGCCAGAACGCCGCGACCTGGATCAACGTCCCACCTCCGCTGGAGATGCGGATCGCAGAGGCACCCACCTTCCTGGGCGGTGCGCAGGGAGCCGGGCCGCGGTCTCACTGGATGCGGCTACCGCGCGAGATCGATGATCACCCCGCCGTTCACAGCGCGGTGCTCGCGTACGCAAGTGACTACCTGCTGGTCGACATGGCGTTTCGCAACCATCCGCAGCGTGTCAATTACGGATCACTTGCGGCGCTGAGCCTGGACCATTGCATCTGGTTCCACCGACCCGTGCACTTCGAGGACTGGTATCTGTACACACAAGAGATGGTTGCTGTCACCGGGCATCGCGCGATGGTCCGTGGAACCATTCGCGACGCCGACGGACATGTCGTCGCCACCACTGCGCAGGAAGTGCTCGTCCGACCCATCGCCTGA
- a CDS encoding mycofactocin-coupled SDR family oxidoreductase: protein MSKTVGRVAGKVAFITGAARGQGREHAIRLAEEGADIIAVDICGDIDGAPYPLATEADLDETAALVEKLDRRIVTAKADVRDVEALGTALQQGIDELGRPDIVIANAGISGSPAPAALIEEAAWQTMLDINITGVWHTIKVAVPHMSDGRGGSIILVSSMLGLRGGGYMAHYASAKHAVVGLMNSLANELAPQWIRVNSIHPGNVLTPMIDNEQFHRTLRPDLAEPTMADAAELIGHFHMLPVPYFEARAVSNAVLFLASDEAKYITGAALPIDAGATAKF, encoded by the coding sequence ATGTCCAAAACAGTTGGCCGGGTGGCCGGCAAGGTCGCGTTCATCACGGGTGCAGCCCGCGGTCAGGGCCGTGAACACGCGATCCGCCTGGCGGAGGAAGGCGCCGACATCATCGCCGTCGATATCTGTGGCGACATCGACGGCGCCCCCTACCCCCTGGCGACCGAGGCTGACCTCGACGAAACTGCCGCGCTGGTCGAGAAGCTGGACCGCCGCATCGTCACGGCGAAGGCGGACGTCAGGGATGTCGAAGCCCTGGGCACCGCGCTGCAACAAGGAATCGACGAGCTCGGTCGGCCCGACATCGTGATCGCCAACGCCGGCATCAGCGGCAGCCCCGCCCCCGCCGCTTTGATTGAAGAGGCCGCGTGGCAGACGATGCTCGACATCAACATCACCGGGGTCTGGCACACGATCAAAGTGGCGGTGCCTCACATGTCCGACGGGCGCGGTGGATCGATCATCCTCGTGAGTTCGATGCTGGGGCTCCGCGGCGGCGGCTACATGGCCCACTACGCCTCGGCCAAGCACGCCGTCGTCGGCCTGATGAACTCACTCGCCAATGAACTTGCTCCGCAATGGATTCGAGTGAACTCGATCCATCCGGGGAACGTACTCACGCCGATGATCGACAACGAGCAGTTCCACCGCACCCTGCGGCCTGACCTCGCCGAGCCGACCATGGCCGACGCAGCGGAACTCATCGGGCATTTCCACATGCTGCCGGTGCCGTACTTCGAGGCGCGCGCTGTCAGTAACGCCGTGCTGTTCCTGGCCTCCGACGAGGCCAAGTACATCACCGGGGCCGCGCTGCCGATCGACGCAGGAGCAACTGCGAAGTTCTGA
- a CDS encoding SRPBCC family protein, translating into MSVTVVDAGSRQISRSVEVEAPASELFAIVADPTRHHEVDGSGTVRDNIRASGKLAVGERFSTRMRMYGVPYRITSTVTALEPDKLIEWRHPVGHHWRWEFEALSATRTRVTETFDYRDTGRIKDGLKYYERMGFARSNAAGIEATLSKLRDRYATTS; encoded by the coding sequence ATGAGCGTCACGGTCGTCGACGCTGGTTCGCGCCAGATCAGTCGGTCTGTGGAGGTAGAGGCCCCTGCGTCGGAGTTGTTCGCAATCGTGGCTGACCCGACGCGTCACCACGAGGTGGACGGTTCGGGGACCGTGCGCGACAACATTCGTGCTTCCGGGAAACTCGCTGTGGGTGAGCGGTTTTCGACGCGAATGCGGATGTACGGCGTGCCCTACCGCATCACCAGCACTGTCACCGCGCTAGAGCCTGACAAGCTCATCGAGTGGCGTCACCCGGTCGGTCACCATTGGCGCTGGGAATTTGAAGCGCTGTCCGCGACACGCACTCGCGTCACCGAGACGTTCGATTACCGCGATACCGGTCGGATCAAGGATGGTCTGAAGTACTACGAGCGCATGGGTTTCGCCAGGAGCAATGCGGCAGGGATCGAGGCGACCCTGTCCAAGCTGCGCGATCGGTACGCGACAACGTCCTGA
- a CDS encoding N-acyl-D-amino-acid deacylase family protein, whose amino-acid sequence MFDLKITGGTVVDGTGGDRFQADVGVKDGRIVEIRRRGNGDAPLEGNATETIDATGKLVAPGFVDIHTHYDGQVSWDSSLEPSSGHGVTTVVAGNCGVGFAPVRPGQEDWLIALMEGVEDIPGSALTEGMTWGWETYPEYLDVIGKQEFAIDVGSQIAHGSVRAYAMGERGARNEPATPEDIKAMARIVQEGIEAGALGFSTSRTLGHRAMDGEPVPGTFAAEDELFGLGRAMAAGGQAVFELAPQGVAGEDIIAPKKELEWMQRLGAEIDRPISFGMIQVDAAPDLWREQLDVSAAAHAAGSRLYPQIAARPFGMLFGFPGHHAFTHRPTFRRLKAECDRQELGARLADPAVKAAILSEDDLPPDPTKLFDNMFALVQYSLGRIYALGDPPDYEPTQDKAVDKIAAERGDNPLSTLYDLMLEDNATAMLMLPFFNYFYGNHDAIREMLMHPAGVVGLSDGGAHCGMICDASYPTFLLTHWARDRHRGEKLPLEYLVRKQSHDTAQLFGLTDRGVIQTGKKADINVIDMDALSLHPAKMAYDLPAGGQRLVQGASGYSATIVSGVVTRRDSVDTGARPGRLVRGAR is encoded by the coding sequence GTGTTCGACCTGAAAATCACTGGCGGAACCGTCGTGGACGGCACAGGCGGGGACCGATTCCAGGCCGACGTGGGCGTGAAGGACGGCCGCATCGTCGAGATCCGTCGCCGTGGAAACGGCGACGCGCCCCTGGAGGGCAACGCGACCGAGACGATCGACGCGACCGGCAAGCTCGTCGCACCGGGGTTCGTCGACATCCACACCCACTACGACGGCCAGGTGAGCTGGGACAGTTCACTCGAGCCGTCCAGCGGGCACGGCGTGACGACCGTCGTCGCGGGCAACTGTGGCGTCGGGTTCGCGCCGGTGCGGCCGGGCCAGGAAGATTGGCTGATCGCCTTGATGGAGGGCGTCGAGGACATTCCCGGCAGCGCGCTCACCGAAGGCATGACCTGGGGCTGGGAGACGTATCCCGAATACCTCGACGTCATCGGCAAGCAGGAATTCGCCATCGACGTGGGCAGTCAGATCGCCCACGGTTCGGTTCGCGCCTACGCGATGGGCGAGCGCGGCGCCCGCAACGAACCCGCCACGCCCGAGGACATCAAGGCGATGGCCCGGATCGTGCAGGAGGGCATCGAGGCCGGCGCGCTCGGCTTCTCGACGTCGCGCACTCTGGGCCACCGCGCCATGGACGGCGAACCGGTACCGGGAACCTTCGCGGCAGAGGACGAGTTGTTCGGACTCGGCCGGGCCATGGCCGCGGGTGGGCAGGCGGTCTTCGAGTTGGCCCCGCAGGGAGTCGCGGGCGAGGACATCATCGCGCCCAAGAAGGAGCTGGAGTGGATGCAGCGCCTGGGCGCCGAGATCGACCGACCCATCTCGTTCGGCATGATCCAGGTCGACGCGGCACCCGACCTTTGGCGCGAACAACTGGACGTCTCGGCGGCCGCCCATGCGGCGGGCAGTCGGCTGTATCCGCAGATCGCGGCGCGGCCGTTCGGCATGCTCTTCGGTTTTCCCGGCCACCATGCCTTCACCCACCGGCCGACCTTCCGGCGGCTCAAGGCCGAGTGTGACCGACAGGAATTGGGGGCAAGGCTCGCCGATCCCGCGGTCAAGGCGGCGATTCTCTCGGAGGACGACCTGCCGCCCGATCCGACGAAGCTGTTCGACAACATGTTTGCGCTCGTTCAGTACTCCCTGGGCCGCATCTATGCGCTGGGCGACCCGCCCGACTACGAACCGACGCAGGACAAGGCCGTCGACAAGATCGCCGCCGAGCGAGGTGACAACCCACTGTCGACGCTGTATGACCTGATGCTCGAAGACAATGCGACGGCTATGTTGATGCTGCCGTTCTTCAACTACTTCTATGGCAACCATGACGCCATCCGCGAGATGCTGATGCATCCCGCCGGCGTCGTGGGACTGTCCGACGGCGGCGCGCACTGCGGCATGATCTGTGACGCGTCGTATCCGACGTTTCTGCTCACGCACTGGGCGCGCGATCGTCACCGGGGCGAGAAACTGCCGCTGGAGTACTTGGTGCGCAAGCAATCTCACGACACCGCGCAGCTCTTCGGGCTCACCGATCGCGGCGTCATTCAGACCGGCAAGAAAGCGGACATCAACGTCATCGACATGGACGCGTTGTCCTTGCACCCGGCGAAGATGGCTTACGACCTGCCCGCAGGCGGGCAGCGCCTCGTTCAGGGCGCCAGCGGCTACAGCGCCACGATCGTCAGTGGCGTCGTCACGCGACGCGACAGCGTGGACACCGGAGCACGTCCCGGTCGTTTGGTCCGCGGAGCACGCTGA